The Thiovibrio frasassiensis region GGGTGTAGGCCTCGAACTCGGCGGCGCAGGTGTCGACCAGCTTATACACCGGCTGGACGCCGAGTTTTTCCCGCAGCTCCCAGACATCCTCTTCCGAGGTGCCGGTAAGATACGCAATCTGGCGATCGGAGTAACCGAGTTCTTTGACCTCCCGGAGAAAGTCGTGCTCCAAGCCGTTGAAGCCCATCTCCCGGATGCGACTTTCCATTGCGACAATCTGCTTGAAGTTGTGCAGAAACCAGGGGTCGATGAAGGAGATCTCGTAGATTCTTTCAACGCTCATGCCTCGGCGCAACGCCTCGAACACCTGGAAATACCGTTTGGAGTTGGGCTTGCGCAACCCGTTTTCAAGATCCTGCTGGTCCATGGTTTCAAGGTTGAATTTGGGGTCCGCGCCAAAGCCGCTCACCCCGATTTCCAGGGAGCGCATCCCTTTCTGGAAGGCTTCTTTAAAGGTGCGGCCGAAGGCCATGGTCTCGCCCACCGACTTCATGGCGGTGGTGAGGAAATCGTCGGCCTCGGGAAATTTCTCAAAGGTAAAGCGGGGGATCTTGACCACGCAGTAATCGATGGTCGGCTCAAAGGCCGCCATGGTTTCCCGGGTGATGTCATTGGGGATTTCGTCCAGGGTATAGCCGACGGCCAGCTTGGCGGCAATCTTGGCGATGGGGAAGCCGGTGGCCTTGGAGGCCAGGGCGGAACTCCGGGAAACCCTGGGGTTCATCTCGATGATCATCAGCTCGCCGTCTTTGGGATTGACGGCAAACTGGACGTTGGAGCCGCCGGTTTCCACGCCGATCTCCCGCATGATGGCGATGGCGGCGTTGCGCATCTCCTGGTATTCGCGGTCGGACAGGGTCTGGGCCGGGGCCACGGTGATGGAGTCTCCGGTGTGCACCCCCATGGCGTCGACGTTTTCGATGGAACAGATGATCACCACGTTGTCGGCCTTGTCGCGCATCACCTCAAGCTCATACTCCTTCCAGCCGAGCAGGCTTCGCTCCAGCATGACCTCGGAGTTCATGCTCAGGTCAAGACCGGCTTTGCAGAACTCGTCGAGTTCCTGGGAGTTGTAGGCGATGCCGCCGCCGGTGCCGCCCAGGGTGAAACTGGGGCGGACAATGATGGGAAAGCCGATCTTTTCGCTGGCAGCCTTGGTCTCTTCGATGGTGTGGATGATGACGCTTTCCGGAACCTTGAGGCCGATTTTGCGCATGGCATCCCGGAAGGAGTCGCGGCCTTCCGCTTTTTTGATCACCGCGATATTGGCGCCGAGCAACTCCACTCCGTATTTTTCCAGCACGCCCAGCTCCGCCACCTTGATGGCGGTGTTGAGGGCGGTCTGCCCTCCCAGGGTGGGCAGCAGGGCGTCCGGCCGCTCCCGTTCGATGATCTTGGCGACCATCTCCGGGGTAATCGGCTCAATGTAGGTCCGATCGGCGATCTCGGGATCGGTCATGATCGTGGCCGGATTGGAATTGATGAGGATGACTTCGTAGCCTTCCTCTTTCAAGGCCTTCACCGCCTGGGTGCCGGAATAGTCGAACTCGCAAGCCTGGCTGATGATGATGGGGCCGGAGCCGATAATCAGAATCTTTTTAATGTCGGTTCTTTTAGGCATCGGATTTTCTTACCTGCTTGTGGTTATCATCAATTGATGAGGTGTTACGCTGTCGGTTGTCGGTGTTGCTGGCCACGCTACTACTGCATCATCTCGATGAAACGGTCAAAGAGATACAGCGAATCATGCGGCCCCGGTGCGTTTTCCGGATGATACTGCACGGAAAAAATCGGGTATTTCCGGTGCCGCATCCCTTCGACGCTGCTGTCGTTGAGGTTGATATGGGTCAGTTCTATATCATCGGGATTCAGGGTGGTTGAGTCAACACAGAATCCGTGATTTTGCGAGGTTATTTCAATCTTGCCGGTGGTGAGATCCTTGACCGGCTGATTGGCGCCGCGGTGGCCGAATTTGAGTTTGTAGGTGGTGCCGCCATAGGCAAGGCCGAGCAACTGGTTGCCCAGACAGATGCCGAAGATGGGTTTCTTGCCGAAAAGGGCGCGGATATTGTCGACAATCCCCGGAATACCTGCGGGATCGCCCGGGCCGTTGGAAAGAAAGACCCCGTCCGGGTTCATGGCCAGGATCTCGTCGGCTGAGGTGGTGCAGGGGACAACCTGCACCGAGCAGTTCCGTTCGGCCAGGAGTCTGAGCTGGTTGTATTTCAGGCCGAAATCATAGGCGACAACCTTGTATTTGCCCGGAGCGGTTGTGCTGAAATTGCTGCCGGGAGCGGGTTTGTTGTCCCGCCAGCCATAAGGCTCACCACAGGTCACTTCCCGGACCAAATCGCGGCCGACCAGACCGGGAGAATTCTTGGCCTTCTGGATGAGGGATTTCGGGTCGAGATCCTCGGTGGAGACGATGCCCTTTAAGGCCCCGGCATTACGAATATGCCGGGTAAGGGCGCGGGTGTCGATGCCCTCGATCCCGAGGATGTTGTCCTTTTTGAGGAAGTCGGCAAGGGTGCCGGTTGCACGGTAATTGCTGGGGATGGCGTTGTATTCCTTGATGAGGAACGCCTCAACCTGCACCCGGTCGGATTCGTTGTCTTCGGGGTTCACGCCGTAGTTGCCGATGAGCGGGTAGGTCATGGTGACGATCTGTCCCTTATAGGAAGGGTCGGTGAGCACTTCCTGGTAGCCGCTCATCCCGGTGTTGAATACGATCTCGCCGCTGGTTTCTCCGGAGCCGGTGAAGGATTTTCCTTCAAAGATAGTGCCGTCTTCAAGGGCGATAAGTGCTTTCATAAAATTGTCCTAAGCCGATGTTTTAAAAAAAATAATTGTCATAAAATAATGCCGTGACCGGCATAATGGGCCGAGATACAAGGTCGAGCAATTATTGGGTAACGCCCTCTAAAATCTCGGTTGTCGTTTGCACGCAAGAGGAGTGCGATACGGAATGCAGATCCTCTTTGATGAGGGCGACCTGTTTTGCGGCCGAACCCTGTTGCCGGCCTGCGACCTTCAGGGCGCTTCGTCCCGTCACGGCGTATTCTTCCGGTCTTTCAGTAAAATAGAGAAGCATGCTGGCCAGTTCCTTGGGGTTTTTCACGCAGAACCCCGCGTTTTCCGCCTCAAGCAGCGCCGTCGCGTCGGAAAAATCTCCCATGTGGGGGCCGTAAAAAACAGGGGTGCCCCAGGCCGCCGCCTCTAAGACATTATGGCCGCCCCGCTCCACCAGGCTTCCGCCGCAGAAGACATAGGTGGCAACGGAATACAGCCCGGCCAGTTCTCCCATGGTGTCCACCAAAACCACATCCGTGCTGCGGCCTTGCTCCTGTACCTGGCGCAAGCGCATGCTGGCGACCCCTTGCTCTTCCAAGACCTTTTCAACCTCGGTAAGCCGCCGGAGATGCCGGGGGGCAATAACCCAGACCAGATCCGGGAGGCGCTGTTGCAGGGAGCGAAACACTTCGACCAGCATCGCTTCCTCGCCGGTGTGGGTGCTGCCGGTAACAAATACCGGTTGTTGAAGATGGATATTCAGCATCTGCCGATAACGCTCGGGCATGGCCGGGTCTGCCTGCAGCATTGCCTGATCGTATTTGGCGTTGCCCAGAATCCTGATGCTGGCCGGATCTGCGCCCAGCCCTCTGAAGCGCTTGGCATCATCACCCTGGATGACGGAAATCTTGATGAAACAGGAGAGCAGATCCTGCATGAACCCCTTTATCTTCTTGTAGCCGCGAAACGATTTTTTAGAAAGCCGGCCATTCAAGAGGAAGAGCTTCGCGCCGTGATGTTGCGCCTGCCGGATAATGTTGGGCCATAACTCTGTT contains the following coding sequences:
- the carB gene encoding carbamoyl-phosphate synthase large subunit, coding for MPKRTDIKKILIIGSGPIIISQACEFDYSGTQAVKALKEEGYEVILINSNPATIMTDPEIADRTYIEPITPEMVAKIIERERPDALLPTLGGQTALNTAIKVAELGVLEKYGVELLGANIAVIKKAEGRDSFRDAMRKIGLKVPESVIIHTIEETKAASEKIGFPIIVRPSFTLGGTGGGIAYNSQELDEFCKAGLDLSMNSEVMLERSLLGWKEYELEVMRDKADNVVIICSIENVDAMGVHTGDSITVAPAQTLSDREYQEMRNAAIAIMREIGVETGGSNVQFAVNPKDGELMIIEMNPRVSRSSALASKATGFPIAKIAAKLAVGYTLDEIPNDITRETMAAFEPTIDYCVVKIPRFTFEKFPEADDFLTTAMKSVGETMAFGRTFKEAFQKGMRSLEIGVSGFGADPKFNLETMDQQDLENGLRKPNSKRYFQVFEALRRGMSVERIYEISFIDPWFLHNFKQIVAMESRIREMGFNGLEHDFLREVKELGYSDRQIAYLTGTSEEDVWELREKLGVQPVYKLVDTCAAEFEAYTPYYYSTYEVEDEARESKGQKVMILGGGPNRIGQGIEFDYCCVHAAFALKEMGVESIMVNSNPETVSTDYDTSDKLYFEPLTREDVLHIIKKEKPDGVIVQFGGQTPLNLAVPLAKAGVPILGTSPDSIDRAEDRKRFQQFLHKLDLLQPENGTAETADEALVIAARIGYPVVVRPSYVLGGRAMRIVYNEKDLASYMNSAIDVSPDRPILIDKFLKDAVEIDVDAISDGENTIIGGIMQHIEEAGIHSGDSACVLPPHSISTEMIETIKSATRAMAAELKVKGLMNIQFAVKENMLYILEVNPRASRTVPFVSKATGVPLAKLATKVMLGKTLPELGLTEEVKVAHYAVKEAVFPFDRFDNVDTLLGPEMKSTGEVMGMDVCLGLAFAKSQLAAGQKIPTEGNVLLSMRHSDKPAIVPIAKKIIALGFKILATRGTAKILAENGVACTSVHKISEGRPHILDKIQDKQIQWIVNTSLGTRTTEDAYTIRRAALNYHLPYTTTIAGAESMVKAIGTMQQESIEAKSVQEYFE
- the carA gene encoding glutamine-hydrolyzing carbamoyl-phosphate synthase small subunit; this translates as MKALIALEDGTIFEGKSFTGSGETSGEIVFNTGMSGYQEVLTDPSYKGQIVTMTYPLIGNYGVNPEDNESDRVQVEAFLIKEYNAIPSNYRATGTLADFLKKDNILGIEGIDTRALTRHIRNAGALKGIVSTEDLDPKSLIQKAKNSPGLVGRDLVREVTCGEPYGWRDNKPAPGSNFSTTAPGKYKVVAYDFGLKYNQLRLLAERNCSVQVVPCTTSADEILAMNPDGVFLSNGPGDPAGIPGIVDNIRALFGKKPIFGICLGNQLLGLAYGGTTYKLKFGHRGANQPVKDLTTGKIEITSQNHGFCVDSTTLNPDDIELTHINLNDSSVEGMRHRKYPIFSVQYHPENAPGPHDSLYLFDRFIEMMQ
- a CDS encoding 3-deoxy-D-manno-octulosonic acid transferase; translated protein: MLYTLYQLFGWLFFIVIFPFACVYLAFAGKHRQGLRQRFGHVEDVQLDEDKPVRIWLHAASVGEMQVAKVLISEFKKQLPEAAIVVSTGNRHGLAVAEQLLPDDVPCFFAPFDLIGIVNRALETIRPTVYVCLETELWPNIIRQAQHHGAKLFLLNGRLSKKSFRGYKKIKGFMQDLLSCFIKISVIQGDDAKRFRGLGADPASIRILGNAKYDQAMLQADPAMPERYRQMLNIHLQQPVFVTGSTHTGEEAMLVEVFRSLQQRLPDLVWVIAPRHLRRLTEVEKVLEEQGVASMRLRQVQEQGRSTDVVLVDTMGELAGLYSVATYVFCGGSLVERGGHNVLEAAAWGTPVFYGPHMGDFSDATALLEAENAGFCVKNPKELASMLLYFTERPEEYAVTGRSALKVAGRQQGSAAKQVALIKEDLHSVSHSSCVQTTTEILEGVTQ